In Desulfosediminicola ganghwensis, a single window of DNA contains:
- a CDS encoding class I SAM-dependent methyltransferase, protein MIVRNSNFLSDLENGKLLKIDLGCGSNPKKGCYSLDQVDLDGVDVICDLNKPLSGIPDHSVEYIYSRHAFEHVDNLIQLMEELHRIVIPGGEIEIIVPHFSNVLAFSDPTHIRFFGILTMFYFVNKSKQPFERKVPDYYSNAKFVVKGLKVDFYRMGIVDKIFASTIEKLVNLNLFTQLLFERRFCKIFHASQIRFLLAPDVKCDH, encoded by the coding sequence ATGATTGTGAGAAATAGTAATTTTTTGTCAGATTTAGAAAACGGGAAACTATTGAAGATAGATCTTGGATGTGGGAGTAATCCCAAAAAAGGTTGCTATTCTCTTGACCAAGTAGATCTTGATGGTGTTGATGTGATATGTGACTTGAATAAGCCATTATCTGGGATTCCCGATCATAGTGTTGAATATATTTATAGCAGGCATGCTTTTGAGCATGTAGATAATTTAATACAATTAATGGAAGAGTTGCATAGGATAGTAATTCCTGGTGGGGAAATTGAAATTATTGTCCCACATTTTTCAAATGTATTGGCATTTTCTGATCCAACCCATATTCGTTTTTTTGGCATTCTTACAATGTTTTACTTTGTGAATAAGTCTAAGCAACCGTTCGAAAGGAAGGTCCCAGACTATTATAGTAATGCGAAATTTGTTGTGAAGGGATTGAAAGTAGATTTCTATAGAATGGGTATTGTAGACAAAATATTTGCGTCTACAATAGAAAAGTTGGTCAATTTGAATTTGTTTACTCAGTTGTTGTTCGAAAGAAGATTTTGCAAGATATTTCATGCATCACAAATAAGATTTTTACTAGCCCCTGACGTTAAGTGTGATCATTGA
- a CDS encoding ISL3 family transposase: protein MNTNDIMVLGLGLQAPWRLVDQHLDLEKKPHELQLEIAADRGSQYPCPQCQKMCSAHDFTEKKWRHLNFFQHHCYITARVPRVICPEHGVRLVKVPWAREGSGFTLLFEQAALTLVREMPVNAAARIIGITDKRLWRIVFHYVNKALSQFDFSEVRSIGLDETASKRGHNYVTTFIDMEKSSEPVLFVTSGKGKKTVQEFTTFLEAKGGKVDNIAEVVCDMSPAFLSAVKEHLPKSNVTIDWFHIVQKFVKSVDDTRKLEHRFINLPPGSRYAVLKGKNKRLTSKQVTALSTLLETKCETATAWQIKESLAWIRNAESIEQAEERINVFIEKATLLVKGNKYTASVLDALATLKKHANQVIQRWASTYTNARLEGLNSLFQAARNRARGYRNNETFIAMIYMIASPAGSILKSI from the coding sequence ATGAACACAAATGACATCATGGTTTTGGGACTTGGCCTGCAAGCCCCATGGCGACTAGTTGATCAGCATCTAGACCTTGAAAAGAAGCCTCACGAATTGCAACTTGAGATTGCTGCTGATCGTGGAAGCCAATACCCTTGTCCGCAATGTCAAAAAATGTGTTCGGCTCATGATTTCACAGAGAAAAAATGGCGACATCTCAATTTTTTCCAACATCATTGTTACATAACTGCACGCGTGCCTAGAGTGATATGCCCAGAGCATGGTGTTCGGCTCGTGAAGGTGCCGTGGGCACGAGAAGGTAGCGGTTTCACCCTGTTGTTTGAACAAGCAGCACTTACCCTGGTTAGAGAAATGCCAGTAAATGCTGCAGCAAGGATCATTGGCATTACTGACAAAAGGCTTTGGCGCATTGTTTTTCATTATGTTAACAAAGCATTGTCTCAATTCGATTTCTCTGAAGTCCGCTCTATTGGACTCGACGAAACGGCAAGTAAGCGTGGCCACAATTATGTAACTACCTTTATTGATATGGAGAAGTCTTCTGAGCCCGTTCTTTTTGTAACCTCAGGAAAAGGGAAGAAAACTGTTCAAGAGTTCACAACATTCCTTGAAGCCAAAGGTGGCAAAGTTGACAACATAGCAGAGGTTGTGTGTGACATGTCACCTGCCTTTTTAAGTGCTGTAAAAGAACATCTTCCTAAAAGCAATGTTACTATCGACTGGTTTCATATCGTTCAGAAATTTGTCAAATCTGTCGATGATACACGTAAACTTGAGCATCGTTTTATCAATCTTCCTCCAGGTTCAAGATATGCAGTTCTCAAAGGGAAAAACAAACGTCTGACCTCAAAGCAGGTTACCGCATTGAGTACTTTGCTGGAAACCAAATGCGAAACAGCCACAGCATGGCAAATCAAGGAGTCTTTGGCCTGGATTAGAAACGCAGAAAGTATCGAGCAAGCTGAAGAGCGAATCAATGTTTTCATAGAGAAAGCGACACTCCTTGTTAAAGGGAACAAATACACTGCAAGCGTTCTAGATGCTCTTGCTACACTGAAAAAGCATGCAAACCAAGTGATTCAAAGATGGGCTTCAACTTATACTAATGCTCGACTTGAGGGACTCAATAGCCTCTTCCAAGCAGCAAGGAATCGTGCACGAGGTTACCGGAACAATGAAACGTTCATTGCCATGATTTACATGATCGCGAGTCCTGCTGGTTCAATATTGAAATCCATATGA
- a CDS encoding IS1595 family transposase, giving the protein MNAATRVKHKLQMVMKKADDSMPLGGLVQVDDVYWGGKKSGGKRGRGAPGKTPFIAALQRNEAGHPVFMRLSRVGSYESAEMLRWAKHHLSPESVVVSDGLACFKSVEKTGHIHYPIKTTGRYNTPNFRVFDWLNTVIGNVKNAVIGTYHGMSHRHLPRYLGEFCYRFNRRFRLPLLLTSLIVDAVNSDPIPQHVLSCAEDWW; this is encoded by the coding sequence TTGAATGCAGCAACGAGGGTAAAACATAAACTCCAAATGGTTATGAAGAAAGCTGATGACTCGATGCCTCTGGGTGGTCTGGTTCAAGTCGACGACGTCTACTGGGGCGGTAAAAAATCTGGTGGAAAACGTGGCCGGGGCGCACCGGGTAAAACACCATTCATAGCGGCCTTGCAGCGTAACGAAGCAGGCCACCCAGTATTCATGCGTTTGAGTCGTGTTGGTAGCTACGAATCAGCGGAGATGCTTCGCTGGGCCAAACATCACCTGAGCCCTGAATCAGTCGTAGTATCCGATGGGCTTGCCTGCTTCAAAAGCGTTGAAAAAACCGGGCATATACACTATCCGATCAAAACCACAGGCCGATATAACACTCCAAATTTCAGAGTGTTCGATTGGCTCAACACCGTAATTGGTAATGTGAAGAATGCAGTCATTGGCACCTATCATGGCATGAGTCATCGCCATTTACCTAGATATCTTGGTGAATTTTGTTACCGTTTCAATCGTAGATTCAGGCTTCCCTTATTGCTTACATCGTTGATTGTTGACGCGGTAAACTCGGACCCTATTCCTCAACATGTTTTGAGTTGTGCTGAGGATTGGTGGTAA
- a CDS encoding peptidase U32 family protein gives MQRHPIELLSPARDLACGVAAVNHGADAVYVGAPKFGARAAVGNSLHDIEQLIRHAHTFNARVYIALNTILTDDEIEEATRLAHSLYNIGADALIIQDMGLLECELPPISLHASTQCNNRTPEKVEFLEKCGFQQIVLARELSLAQIREIRQNSTVPLECFIHGALCVSYSGQCYISEVVTGRSANRGECAQFCRHKFTLKDGSGKILAKDKYLLSLKDLDLSNHLKSLLDAGVSSFKIEGRLKGIDYVKNVTAFYRKALDELIDADDNLQQLSSGRCRFTFTPDTSKSFNRGKTDYFLTKKRNRAGSIDTPKSLGELLGKVVLTGKGSFVIATHITVHNGDGLCYFDESGNLVGVKANRAESAGDEQKIFHRDRKNPHKGAVVYRNLDTAFIKELRQSENCRFLEVSFAVGETESGLKCQIVDEDGICSEMLHEVKPQQARKAGMMESVIERQMKKVGGTPFRVAVVKVFVREDSFYAASDINELRRAACEQHLLVRKEKYESQTFDLKPSSHKWLADTVTYLDNILNSKAKAFYARHGVKNFQLEISKARLADGSNVELMRTRYCLKAQLGRCPKSNKKYVESLEVDESINPNRHYTLNDNTGVYDLEFDCDRCEMVIRTRQARFK, from the coding sequence ATGCAGCGACATCCAATTGAGTTACTTTCTCCCGCCAGGGATCTTGCCTGCGGTGTCGCTGCAGTCAACCATGGCGCAGACGCGGTCTATGTCGGTGCGCCCAAATTCGGTGCCCGTGCCGCTGTGGGCAATTCTCTTCATGATATTGAACAGCTGATACGCCACGCCCACACCTTTAATGCCCGGGTCTATATCGCTTTAAATACCATTCTTACCGATGACGAGATTGAGGAGGCGACCCGTCTTGCCCATTCCCTTTATAATATCGGTGCGGATGCCCTGATCATTCAGGATATGGGGCTGCTCGAATGCGAGCTGCCGCCAATTTCCCTGCATGCCTCGACCCAGTGTAATAACCGCACTCCTGAAAAAGTTGAGTTCCTGGAGAAATGTGGTTTTCAGCAGATCGTGCTGGCCCGTGAGCTGAGTCTGGCCCAGATTCGTGAGATCCGGCAGAACAGCACAGTACCTCTGGAATGCTTCATTCACGGCGCACTTTGTGTTTCGTATAGCGGCCAGTGTTATATCAGCGAGGTGGTGACAGGCAGGAGTGCCAATCGCGGGGAGTGTGCGCAGTTTTGCCGGCATAAGTTTACGCTTAAGGATGGCTCTGGTAAGATCCTGGCCAAGGACAAGTATCTGTTGTCGTTGAAAGACCTTGATCTGTCGAATCATCTGAAATCGTTACTCGATGCCGGGGTAAGCTCTTTCAAGATTGAAGGGCGACTCAAGGGCATAGATTATGTAAAGAACGTTACGGCTTTTTATCGCAAAGCGTTGGATGAGCTTATCGATGCGGATGATAATCTCCAGCAGCTTTCATCGGGCCGCTGTCGATTTACCTTCACTCCAGATACAAGCAAGTCCTTTAATAGAGGGAAAACCGACTACTTCCTGACAAAAAAGAGAAACAGGGCAGGTTCCATCGATACCCCAAAATCGCTTGGAGAGCTTCTGGGAAAAGTTGTGCTGACTGGTAAGGGCAGCTTTGTTATTGCAACTCACATCACAGTACATAATGGTGATGGCCTCTGCTATTTCGATGAAAGTGGAAATTTGGTAGGGGTAAAGGCAAACCGGGCAGAGAGTGCGGGAGATGAACAGAAAATATTTCATCGAGATCGTAAGAATCCACACAAAGGAGCAGTTGTTTATAGGAATCTTGACACCGCCTTTATAAAAGAGCTCAGGCAAAGTGAAAACTGTCGTTTCCTTGAGGTGAGTTTCGCTGTGGGTGAAACGGAAAGCGGTTTGAAGTGCCAAATAGTCGATGAAGATGGAATATGCTCCGAAATGCTCCATGAGGTGAAACCGCAGCAGGCCAGGAAGGCGGGGATGATGGAGAGCGTTATCGAACGGCAGATGAAAAAAGTCGGGGGGACGCCTTTCAGGGTCGCTGTCGTGAAAGTCTTTGTGCGCGAGGACTCATTTTATGCGGCTTCAGACATAAACGAGTTGCGTAGAGCAGCTTGTGAGCAACATCTTCTTGTGCGTAAAGAAAAGTATGAGTCACAAACATTTGATCTGAAACCATCATCACATAAATGGCTTGCGGATACTGTTACCTATCTCGACAACATTCTAAACAGTAAGGCAAAGGCTTTTTATGCGAGACATGGTGTAAAAAACTTCCAACTTGAAATTTCCAAGGCTCGGTTGGCTGATGGGAGCAATGTCGAACTCATGCGAACACGGTATTGTTTGAAAGCGCAACTTGGCAGGTGTCCCAAAAGCAATAAGAAGTATGTGGAGAGTCTTGAGGTTGATGAGAGTATCAATCCAAATCGACACTATACCTTAAATGATAATACCGGGGTTTATGATCTGGAGTTCGATTGCGATAGATGTGAGATGGTTATTAGAACTCGGCAAGCTAGATTCAAGTAA
- a CDS encoding rhamnan synthesis F family protein — protein MKRLVIFAGYSEKQILHSYVIHYLNKLNEISDVIVVFDNYFNNDTIDEINKYAVKSISKHHGEYDFGSYKRGFVWALENDILKKYDSLTFCNDSVFGPLYNIEKIYNNFDAHHSCDFWGMFKIVKKDIEHIQSFYTVFKKNVFESDCFRDFVLNITKLDTRDEIVTKYEYGLSKVLHNQGYCSKGLFYGEKYSARNFNALDLIVDGFPFMKKAIFKQNERTVLDCNELSQWMTVVNRNCFEYNSEYVLEYLKNEGLLSEYEKMISVSLFRQFINKRNCKKEYACDSEYRRT, from the coding sequence ATGAAGCGGTTAGTAATATTTGCAGGTTATAGCGAAAAACAAATCTTGCATTCATATGTAATTCATTACCTAAATAAACTTAACGAGATTTCGGATGTCATTGTCGTCTTTGATAATTATTTCAATAATGACACTATTGATGAGATTAATAAATATGCAGTAAAATCCATCTCGAAGCATCATGGAGAATATGATTTCGGGTCATATAAACGCGGTTTCGTATGGGCTCTTGAAAATGATATTCTGAAAAAATACGATAGTTTGACGTTTTGTAACGATTCTGTTTTTGGCCCTCTGTATAACATAGAGAAAATATATAATAATTTTGATGCTCATCATTCGTGCGATTTTTGGGGAATGTTCAAAATTGTTAAAAAAGATATAGAGCATATTCAGTCTTTTTACACAGTGTTTAAAAAGAATGTTTTTGAGTCAGATTGTTTCAGGGATTTTGTGTTAAATATAACCAAACTTGATACTCGTGATGAAATTGTGACAAAGTATGAGTATGGTTTGTCGAAAGTTTTACACAATCAAGGGTATTGTTCAAAGGGGTTATTTTATGGGGAAAAGTATAGTGCAAGAAATTTTAACGCATTAGATTTGATAGTTGATGGCTTTCCGTTTATGAAAAAAGCGATTTTTAAGCAGAATGAAAGAACGGTTTTGGATTGCAATGAGTTGTCTCAATGGATGACTGTGGTTAATAGGAACTGTTTTGAATATAATTCAGAATATGTTCTAGAATATCTGAAGAATGAAGGCTTATTGAGTGAATATGAAAAAATGATTTCTGTTTCTTTATTTAGACAATTTATAAATAAGAGGAACTGCAAAAAGGAATATGCCTGTGACAGTGAATATCGTCGAACGTAA
- a CDS encoding lactate utilization protein yields MENPIEQYWQIRLDELRVQLEKNNFEVFTAENSAEAGALVMNKILPETGAKSVSYGGSMTMKSAGLHDALLACEGIELLRPDEPGLSFEEKIERRRQGLLVDFYITGTNAVTEAGHLVNLDMIGNRVGALTFGPKNVVVLIGRNKIVPDLDSAMYRIKEYASPVNAMRLDCKTPCVKTSHCEDCKSPGRICNTWTITEKSFPKARVKVVLINEELGF; encoded by the coding sequence GTGGAAAACCCGATTGAACAGTATTGGCAGATACGGCTGGATGAGCTTCGTGTTCAGCTGGAGAAGAATAATTTTGAAGTATTTACAGCAGAGAACAGCGCAGAGGCCGGTGCTCTGGTGATGAACAAAATCCTGCCGGAGACCGGTGCGAAATCGGTCTCGTATGGTGGTTCCATGACCATGAAGTCAGCCGGATTGCACGATGCCTTGCTGGCCTGTGAAGGCATCGAGTTGCTGAGACCGGATGAGCCAGGGCTCTCTTTTGAGGAGAAGATCGAGCGCAGAAGGCAGGGCTTGCTCGTGGATTTCTATATTACCGGAACAAATGCGGTTACCGAGGCCGGGCATCTGGTGAACCTGGATATGATCGGCAATCGGGTTGGCGCCTTGACCTTTGGTCCGAAAAACGTGGTGGTCCTCATCGGCAGAAATAAGATTGTGCCGGATCTTGACTCAGCCATGTACAGGATTAAAGAATATGCCTCGCCGGTAAACGCCATGCGCCTCGATTGCAAGACGCCTTGTGTGAAAACAAGTCACTGTGAAGATTGCAAAAGCCCGGGAAGGATCTGCAATACCTGGACTATTACCGAAAAATCGTTTCCGAAGGCCCGGGTCAAAGTTGTTCTCATAAATGAAGAACTCGGATTCTAG
- a CDS encoding cytoplasmic protein has product MKKIALIAYTGELVCFSHVLLYCLDYHQKGYRLELVIEGAATRLITDLGQPGKPFAELYDKVCKAGLIGCICLACSKKMGSYDEALRQGLTFGSELQGHPSLERFTKEGYEVMTF; this is encoded by the coding sequence ATGAAAAAAATCGCATTAATTGCCTACACCGGCGAGTTGGTCTGTTTTTCCCATGTACTGCTCTATTGCCTTGATTATCATCAGAAAGGCTATAGGCTCGAACTGGTCATAGAAGGTGCTGCTACCCGATTGATTACCGATCTTGGGCAACCGGGCAAACCATTTGCCGAGCTTTATGACAAAGTGTGCAAAGCGGGGCTGATTGGTTGTATCTGTCTTGCCTGCTCCAAAAAAATGGGGAGCTATGATGAGGCCCTTCGGCAGGGGTTGACCTTTGGCAGCGAACTGCAGGGGCATCCGTCCCTTGAACGTTTTACCAAAGAAGGCTATGAAGTAATGACGTTTTGA